In the genome of Lacerta agilis isolate rLacAgi1 chromosome 2, rLacAgi1.pri, whole genome shotgun sequence, one region contains:
- the LOC117041157 gene encoding transmembrane protein 238-like: MGHARCGHCAVFLVAALVMDVAGLVLVLAGAVGRPMVDGVPLEDFLVLTGSLLLALSLLCWLFWYSGNLRGVPAEELQIGVRPAADAAAAAGTTQPRRRQSLLRLAAKLSERFSQRRRPAPAPCAPLGSGLPAKATRGAAAGAEAAAGPLELSRLRPAAQLEQGAARTEERLV; encoded by the coding sequence ATGGGCCACGCTCGATGCGGGCACTGCGCGGTCTTCCTCGTGGCCGCGCTGGTGATGGACGTGGCCGGCTTGGTGCTGGTGCTGGCGGGCGCCGTGGGGAGGCCGATGGTGGACGGGGTCCCTTTGGAGGATTTCCTGGTGTTGACCGGGTCTCTGCTGCTCGCCCTGTCGCTGCTCTGCTGGCTCTTCTGGTATTCGGGGAACCTGCGCGGGGTGCCCGCCGAAGAGCTGCAGATCGGGGTGCGCCCCGCCGccgatgccgccgccgccgcaggcACGACCCAGCCCCGTCGCCGGCAGAGCCTCCTGCGCCTGGCCGCCAAGCTCTCCGAGCGCTTCTCGCAGCGCCGCCGGCCAGCGCCTGCGCCCTGCGCGCCTCTTGGCTCCGGCCTTCCAGCGAAAGCCACGCGAGGCGCGGCGGCGGGAGCGGAAGCAGCAGCCGGGCCCCTGGAGCTCAGCCGCCTCCGCCCGGCTGCGCAGCTCGAGCAGGGGGCCGCGAGGACGGAGGAGCGGCTGGTGTGA
- the PIRT gene encoding phosphoinositide-interacting protein, translating into METQPKETEEGEKSPEYKDLLPSQTASTLCISSRSESTWNAPHQNKWDIYHKPVIVISVGGAVFLFGVALTSLTCLTADQRGGMNNTTKEVFKLCGPAFLSLGLMLLVCGLVWIPIIRKKLRQKQKYHILQSIKSFFLNR; encoded by the coding sequence ATGGAAACCCAGCCAAAAGaaacagaggagggagagaagtccCCCGAGTACAAGGACCTGCTGCCCAGCCAAACAGCCAGCACCTTGTGCATCAGCTCACGAAGTGAGTCCACCTGGAATGCTCCTCACCAGAACAAGTGGGACATTTACCACAAGCCCGTTATTGTCATCTCAGTAGGTGGAGCCGTGTTCCTCTTTGGAGTGGCTCTCACCAGCCTGACCTGCCTCACCGCAGACCAAAGAGGAGGCATGAACAACACGACCAAGGAGGTGTTCAAACTGTGTGGGCCGGCCTTCCTCTCGCTTGGCCTCATGCTGCTGGTGTGTGGGCTTGTCTGGATCCCCATCATCCGCAAAAAgctgaggcagaagcagaagtaCCACATCCTCCAGAGCATTAAGTCCTTCTTCCTCAACCGCTGA